From Methanolobus chelungpuianus, a single genomic window includes:
- the pstC gene encoding phosphate ABC transporter permease subunit PstC — protein sequence MFKRYGTEKGIESLLFISAAAAVLALFLLCLFLFRDGILLFKDYSFSSFLTEKSWYPTSSYPRFGLQPLLFGSILVTVGAILFAVPLGIAAAIYMSELAGPRVAGVLKPLTEVLAGIPSVVFGFFGLVVLVPLVQDALDLSTGQTALTGSIMLGIMALPTIISISEDAISSVPRSIKEGSLALGSTRWQTIHKVTVPAALSGISAAVMLGIGRAIGETMVVMMVTGNTAIMPGFPSGLFEPVRTMTATIALEMGEVPQGSEHFHALFAVGSVLFITTFLINIVAGHIKDRYRFKL from the coding sequence ATGTTCAAGAGATATGGAACGGAAAAAGGTATTGAGTCGCTGCTCTTTATTTCAGCAGCAGCGGCAGTCCTTGCCCTTTTCCTTCTCTGTTTATTTTTATTCCGGGATGGAATCCTGCTTTTTAAAGATTATTCCTTCAGTAGTTTCCTGACCGAGAAAAGCTGGTACCCCACATCCTCATATCCCCGCTTCGGACTTCAGCCCCTGCTTTTCGGTTCGATCCTGGTGACAGTGGGAGCGATCCTGTTTGCAGTACCTCTCGGAATAGCAGCAGCAATATACATGTCCGAGCTTGCCGGCCCCAGGGTTGCTGGCGTACTGAAACCTTTAACAGAGGTACTTGCAGGCATCCCTTCAGTAGTTTTTGGCTTCTTCGGTCTTGTCGTGCTTGTTCCCCTGGTCCAGGATGCTCTTGACCTTAGTACCGGACAGACCGCACTTACAGGATCCATAATGCTGGGAATAATGGCGCTGCCCACGATCATCTCCATATCGGAGGACGCTATCAGTTCCGTCCCACGGTCCATAAAGGAAGGATCCCTTGCCCTCGGGTCCACAAGATGGCAGACCATCCACAAGGTAACAGTTCCAGCGGCACTTTCAGGAATATCGGCTGCAGTGATGCTTGGCATAGGACGTGCGATCGGTGAGACCATGGTAGTAATGATGGTTACAGGGAACACTGCCATAATGCCAGGATTCCCCTCCGGCCTGTTCGAACCTGTAAGAACTATGACAGCTACTATTGCGCTTGAGATGGGAGAGGTCCCCCAGGGAAGCGAACACTTCCACGCACTCTTTGCAGTGGGATCCGTGCTATTCATAACCACTTTCTTGATCAACATAGTAGCCGGCCAT
- a CDS encoding PstS family phosphate ABC transporter substrate-binding protein, with protein sequence MSKGMLKAISAFFIVFLLMALVFVGIGCTDRGATDDTAGVQDASSSSITVKGSDTVLPLSQAEAEDFMMENQNVRVSVIGGGSGVGFTALIDGEVPIAMASREIKDSEIQKAQQRGVNPVEHTIAWDGIAVVVNPNNPVSQLTYEQLQGIYDGNISNWKEVGGEDRPIAVITRDSSSGTYEYFKEEILVDREYRPDALAQPATGGIVQEVSRNKGAIGYIGFAYLDDSVKAVTLDGGEGFVEATEENILSGDYPLSRPLYYYTNGEPQGAVKEFIDFVLSPTGQAIVSEIGYFPAAN encoded by the coding sequence ATGTCAAAAGGAATGTTAAAGGCCATTTCTGCATTTTTCATTGTATTCCTGCTCATGGCACTGGTTTTCGTGGGTATCGGATGTACGGACCGCGGAGCAACTGACGACACTGCAGGTGTTCAGGATGCAAGCTCTTCAAGCATAACAGTAAAGGGATCAGATACGGTACTGCCGCTCTCCCAGGCAGAAGCTGAGGATTTCATGATGGAGAATCAGAACGTAAGAGTATCGGTCATTGGAGGAGGTTCAGGAGTTGGGTTTACCGCTCTCATTGACGGCGAGGTCCCGATAGCAATGGCATCAAGGGAAATAAAGGACTCAGAGATACAGAAAGCCCAGCAGAGAGGAGTTAACCCGGTAGAGCACACCATCGCATGGGACGGGATCGCAGTCGTTGTAAACCCGAACAATCCCGTCTCACAGCTGACCTATGAGCAGCTTCAGGGAATATACGACGGTAATATCAGCAACTGGAAAGAAGTTGGCGGAGAGGATCGCCCAATAGCGGTCATTACCCGTGACAGCAGCTCCGGTACTTACGAGTACTTCAAGGAAGAGATACTCGTGGACAGGGAATACCGCCCTGACGCACTGGCACAGCCTGCTACAGGAGGAATAGTCCAGGAAGTATCAAGGAACAAAGGAGCGATCGGCTACATAGGCTTCGCATACCTTGATGATAGCGTAAAGGCAGTCACACTTGACGGAGGAGAAGGCTTCGTTGAAGCAACTGAAGAGAACATCCTCAGTGGAGACTACCCCCTCTCAAGACCGCTCTACTATTATACGAACGGTGAGCCACAGGGAGCAGTCAAGGAATTCATAGACTTTGTCCTGAGCCCAACAGGCCAGGCAATAGTTTCCGAGATCGGATACTTCCCTGCAGCCAACTGA